TTTGTTACCCCGCAAAAAAATGTGTGATGTGTCTATGACAAACTGTTCCCACATGACAACCTATTCCAGATGACCAATAAAAATCTACAAATAAATCTGAGTCAATCGAGGATTTACATCCAACAGAAATATACTAGTCGCAGGACTATGCATGCAATTTACAAAATGCAAGAACAACAATGAAAGTAGAAACAAACAGTATGTATGCAATCCACGCTGCCTTGGTCTTCGTCCAGTCGCCGTAGCCATCTAGTGGAATGTAACATGGGCGAAAGGCTCTGAACTCCTCACCATGGGTGTGGTCGGAGAAATTGTTGAGTTGCCGCTGGATCCCGGCGGCGCTCTGCTGATCGATCTTCCGCAGCAGGTTGTCCTTGAAGATCGCGTACTGGCGCTCCTCCTCGCGGATGGAGTCGTAGCTCCTCCCGTATTTGGCCTTCCACTCCACGAAGATCCGCCGCGTCTCGTCCTCGCTCCTCTCCCTGTAGGGTATCTGGATGTCCGCCGCCGCCAGCGACACCAGCAGCAGTACGAGCGATGCCGCGGCCATGGGAGCCGTGGAGCTCCTCATCACCAGGCCAAGGACGACGGGAAGGTGGGCGGAGTGGATCAGATCTGTGGAAGGCGGGGATAGAAGTGAGAAAGAGATGTGAGGGGAAGAACGATCAGAGGGGGAATCGTGCAATTAATGCCTTCCATAAATATTGACCTGTACCCAGCTATAATATTGTTCGTCTATGCTCCCTTGGTCTTCGTCCAGTCGCCGTAGCCATATAGTACTACAATCAAGGCCCAGCCATAAAACCAGTATTTGACAGAGTTCTTTCTGCAGATTGTTCGTCCATTGTAATCTTACTCGGCAGTTAGCTTATGATCCCCGTCACACTGTCTCCCAACAACACGTATGTCATTCACTCTCGTGCACCAACATATTGAATCTAAGGGCATCTTAGAGGGTAATACCCAAATGGACGACCCCATTGTCCACACATATGTGTGGTCAGTAGATGCCTAACCACCAAATGCTATCACCCATTTCTCCCCTATTTTCAACTATTAAAATTCCAAATTTTATTGCAGTTCGGATATATCACAAGCAAACTATATGGAAGTAACTTAATCTAAAACCAAAATCTATTGGATAAGCTGGACGACGACCTGGGATGCATGTCCTTCGAGGACACTGCTagtgccatcgtcatcaccgccaCTGCCGTAGTCACTCTAGCCGTG
The DNA window shown above is from Triticum dicoccoides isolate Atlit2015 ecotype Zavitan unplaced genomic scaffold, WEW_v2.0 scaffold41549, whole genome shotgun sequence and carries:
- the LOC119346486 gene encoding oryzain alpha chain-like, with the translated sequence MRSSTAPMAAASLVLLLVSLAAADIQIPYRERSEDETRRIFVEWKAKYGRSYDSIREEERQYAIFKDNLLRKIDQQSAAGIQRQLNNFSDHTHGEEFRAFRPCYIPLDGYGDWTKTKAAWIAYILFVSTFIVVLAFCKLHA